A single window of Candidatus Aenigmatarchaeota archaeon DNA harbors:
- a CDS encoding ABC transporter permease has translation MSFEAIYTVWLREMIRYFRQKERIIGSLVMPLFWLVVFGSSMRPSVDIGNLDYRTFISPGVIMMTVVFTSVSSGISIIWDKELGFMKEMLVAPVSRISIVLGKSLGTATTALIQGMLIMFISMLIGLNVSFYTILLMIPIILFISLGLVGIGITLGSLMNNIEGFQLLFNFLVMPLVFLSGALFPINNLPPYLKFIPYIDPVTYGVELLRYILIGYSTIPFYISLAVVLVFSTSMLFISTLAFKRKA, from the coding sequence GTGAGTTTTGAAGCTATTTACACAGTATGGCTCAGGGAGATGATAAGGTACTTCCGTCAGAAAGAGAGGATAATAGGATCATTAGTTATGCCTCTATTTTGGCTGGTTGTCTTTGGAAGTAGCATGAGACCTTCAGTTGACATTGGTAATTTAGATTATAGGACATTCATCTCACCGGGTGTCATCATGATGACAGTAGTTTTTACATCTGTTTCATCAGGAATATCAATAATATGGGACAAGGAATTGGGTTTTATGAAGGAGATGTTGGTCGCCCCGGTTTCAAGAATATCAATAGTTCTTGGTAAATCCCTGGGAACAGCAACAACAGCATTAATCCAAGGTATGTTGATAATGTTTATTTCAATGTTGATTGGTTTGAATGTAAGCTTTTACACAATACTACTTATGATACCAATAATTTTGTTTATATCCTTAGGTTTGGTTGGTATAGGGATAACTTTGGGGTCATTGATGAACAACATAGAAGGTTTTCAATTGTTATTCAACTTCCTTGTCATGCCTCTGGTATTTCTTTCAGGTGCTTTATTCCCAATAAACAATCTCCCACCATACCTAAAATTCATACCTTATATCGATCCGGTTACCTATGGAGTTGAGTTGCTGAGATATATACTCATAGGTTATTCAACTATCCCTTTTTATATAAGTCTGGCAGTAGTTTTGGTTTTCTCAACATCGATGCTATTCATAAGCACTTTGGCATTCAAGAGGAAGGCTTAG
- a CDS encoding ATP-binding cassette domain-containing protein, with the protein MNVIEVENLSKRFNSINAVDGISFTVRKGEIFGFLGPNGAGKTTTINMLCTLIKPTSGLARICGYDIVSQENEVRRCIGLVFQDTTLDDRLTARENLELHARLYGVPREERKKRINEVLEMVELKDRENSIVKTFSGGMQRRLEIARGLIHYPKVLFLDEPTIGLDPQTRRHVWDYILKLKKEYGMTIFLTTHYMEEADEMCDRVAIIDHGKIIAMDKPKNLKDSLQGDTIILDVEDKDIEKAMRIFKNAKKFNGQILLSVKNAGKQIEEIMEKCKRNKINVLEVNIRKPTLNDVFLKLTGREIRESDPDLKEQLRKMRIGRGGFR; encoded by the coding sequence ATGAATGTCATAGAAGTTGAGAATCTCTCCAAAAGATTCAATTCAATAAATGCTGTTGATGGCATATCATTTACTGTCAGAAAAGGAGAAATATTCGGTTTTCTAGGCCCCAATGGTGCCGGTAAAACAACCACGATAAACATGTTATGCACCTTGATAAAACCAACTTCAGGGTTGGCAAGAATTTGTGGTTATGACATTGTTTCACAGGAAAATGAGGTAAGAAGATGTATAGGCCTGGTCTTCCAGGACACAACTCTGGATGATAGATTGACTGCGAGAGAGAATTTGGAATTGCACGCAAGGCTTTATGGGGTGCCAAGAGAAGAAAGGAAAAAGAGGATTAATGAAGTTCTTGAGATGGTTGAATTGAAAGACAGGGAAAACTCAATAGTCAAGACCTTTTCTGGGGGTATGCAAAGGAGATTGGAAATAGCCAGGGGTCTCATCCACTACCCAAAAGTCCTTTTCCTTGATGAACCGACAATTGGGCTTGACCCACAAACAAGAAGGCATGTTTGGGACTACATCCTCAAACTCAAGAAGGAATATGGGATGACAATCTTCCTTACAACCCACTACATGGAAGAAGCTGATGAGATGTGTGATAGAGTTGCGATAATTGATCATGGTAAAATAATAGCCATGGATAAACCAAAGAACCTAAAGGATAGTTTACAGGGAGATACAATAATCTTGGATGTGGAAGACAAGGATATCGAGAAGGCGATGAGGATTTTCAAAAATGCTAAAAAATTCAATGGACAAATTCTTCTTTCAGTTAAAAATGCAGGAAAACAGATAGAGGAAATTATGGAAAAATGCAAGAGAAATAAAATAAATGTCTTGGAAGTCAACATCAGGAAACCAACATTGAATGATGTCTTTCTCAAACTAACAGGTCGTGAGATAAGAGAAAGTGATCCAGATCTAAAAGAACAACTTAGGAAGATGAGGATTGGAAGGGGTGGTTTTAGGTGA
- a CDS encoding putative metallopeptidase encodes MKFERAYDIQVKLNRILSVLEPSHIDRKRIICMRSFGSKSKAIARIWSMPRIWQKALGIKSHYVIEVISERFDKLNEEEKEKVLIHEMMHIPKTFSGALVPHRCFGKRIDNRSVEKIYQEYKRRLKEFNKSTIFT; translated from the coding sequence ATGAAATTTGAGAGGGCTTATGATATTCAGGTAAAACTAAACAGGATACTTTCTGTCCTAGAGCCATCCCACATAGACAGGAAAAGAATAATTTGCATGAGGAGTTTTGGTTCAAAATCAAAAGCAATCGCAAGGATATGGAGCATGCCTAGGATTTGGCAAAAAGCGCTTGGGATAAAATCACACTATGTGATAGAGGTTATCTCAGAGAGATTTGACAAACTCAATGAAGAAGAAAAAGAGAAGGTTTTGATACACGAGATGATGCATATACCAAAAACATTTAGTGGGGCCCTCGTCCCACACAGGTGTTTTGGGAAAAGGATAGACAATAGATCCGTTGAAAAAATCTACCAGGAATACAAGAGAAGACTAAAAGAATTCAATAAATCAACTATTTTCACTTAA
- a CDS encoding type II secretion system F family protein: MSIFKKKEIDLKKIEEEAKNYSPKEIKEPKRPLFERACKFAERTLKLKASENARKKMNESIMMLDMDITPDGVFSLSILTLIVLLVGILPLFLISVSLGVLMFFIPFIVAYIIYTYPSYLATVTKIRAADETIKVILYMVIYLRFNPQLEGALNFAAEHCHGPIGKDFKQILWGIETGRFMNINQAISSKMEKWLLWDKEFVESLNLILSITRMTTEDVRNKSLEKALSYILTSTYEKMKDYSQNLRSPITMIHSMGITFPLMGLIMFPMISIFLHDQFNPIYLAFGYIVVLPLILYFYLKRTISKRPGAFSFPDISYHPDLPPPGKYSLKMFKKKYFVPVAIVAIMVMFYVSIPGIAHFFTLAYNYFSLKKNPVTFEEMWKSYLGKQYQPEVLFSLTFYSLSIVWGIGLAVVIYCLGMSYQRLKIRNEIKQIEDEFQIALFNLADVLSSGIPIETALEEVSFKYKQSKMDKSPMYTFFTEMLRNMKNMGMTLERAVFDRNYGAIIRFPSKIVHDIMRIIISASTKSSVILSVATRSISDFLSKTRNIESMLKEMLEEVSSAIKLQASFIAPFICAIVAAMATFIVELLQKIAEFLASIEETFNMGGTFVHSGTVGLGETIGLIKIEQVMPPTAFQLIVGIYMIEIVVILSYFGNGIRNGFDETTRNVSIGKTLFTSLILYSFLLLLALFMMRTMVPVFGMGG; encoded by the coding sequence ATGTCCATCTTCAAGAAAAAAGAAATTGACTTAAAGAAAATAGAAGAAGAGGCAAAAAATTATTCACCAAAGGAAATCAAAGAACCAAAGAGACCCTTGTTTGAAAGAGCCTGCAAGTTTGCAGAGAGAACCTTAAAATTGAAGGCATCAGAAAATGCTAGGAAAAAGATGAATGAGTCAATAATGATGCTGGACATGGATATAACACCTGATGGTGTCTTCTCTCTTTCAATCTTAACATTGATCGTACTTCTTGTTGGTATTCTCCCGCTTTTCCTAATTTCAGTAAGTCTTGGTGTTCTAATGTTTTTTATTCCGTTTATTGTAGCATATATAATTTACACCTATCCTAGTTATTTGGCAACTGTCACTAAAATAAGGGCAGCTGATGAAACCATAAAGGTTATACTTTACATGGTCATATATCTCAGATTTAATCCACAACTGGAGGGGGCCTTGAATTTTGCAGCTGAACATTGTCATGGCCCAATTGGAAAGGATTTCAAACAAATCCTCTGGGGAATAGAAACTGGCAGGTTTATGAATATAAATCAAGCAATAAGCAGCAAGATGGAAAAGTGGCTTCTGTGGGACAAAGAGTTTGTGGAATCCTTGAATCTGATTCTTTCGATAACCAGGATGACAACTGAAGATGTTAGAAACAAAAGTTTGGAAAAGGCCCTTTCATACATCCTTACCTCAACATATGAAAAGATGAAGGATTATAGCCAGAATCTGAGATCCCCGATAACAATGATACATAGCATGGGTATAACATTTCCATTAATGGGGCTTATAATGTTTCCAATGATATCAATCTTTCTACATGACCAATTTAATCCAATATATTTGGCTTTTGGATACATCGTTGTACTTCCATTGATACTATACTTTTACCTGAAAAGAACGATCTCAAAAAGACCAGGAGCATTCTCCTTTCCAGATATATCATATCACCCAGATTTACCCCCACCTGGCAAATACTCACTCAAGATGTTCAAGAAAAAATATTTTGTGCCTGTAGCAATAGTTGCAATAATGGTGATGTTTTATGTTTCCATCCCGGGAATTGCCCACTTTTTCACATTGGCTTACAACTATTTTTCTCTAAAGAAAAATCCAGTAACATTTGAGGAGATGTGGAAAAGCTATCTTGGGAAGCAGTATCAACCAGAAGTTTTATTCAGCCTTACCTTCTATTCCCTAAGTATAGTATGGGGTATTGGGCTGGCTGTGGTAATATATTGTCTGGGGATGAGTTACCAGAGGTTGAAAATAAGAAATGAGATAAAACAGATAGAAGATGAATTCCAGATAGCTCTTTTCAACTTAGCTGATGTTCTGTCATCCGGCATACCAATAGAAACTGCCTTAGAAGAAGTGTCCTTCAAATATAAGCAATCAAAAATGGATAAATCACCGATGTACACATTCTTCACCGAGATGTTAAGGAACATGAAAAACATGGGGATGACATTGGAAAGGGCTGTGTTTGACAGGAATTACGGGGCAATAATAAGGTTTCCATCTAAAATTGTCCACGATATAATGAGGATAATAATATCTGCGTCAACAAAATCATCTGTTATACTTTCAGTTGCAACCAGATCTATCTCTGACTTCCTTTCAAAAACAAGGAACATAGAATCTATGCTAAAGGAGATGCTTGAAGAAGTTTCATCTGCAATAAAACTACAGGCATCTTTTATTGCGCCATTCATCTGTGCTATAGTGGCTGCTATGGCAACATTTATAGTTGAATTATTGCAAAAGATTGCAGAATTTTTAGCATCAATAGAGGAGACATTTAATATGGGTGGTACATTTGTGCATAGTGGTACCGTGGGTTTGGGAGAAACCATTGGTTTAATAAAAATAGAACAGGTGATGCCACCGACGGCCTTTCAATTGATAGTTGGGATATATATGATAGAAATAGTTGTTATTCTATCCTACTTTGGAAATGGGATAAGAAATGGTTTTGACGAAACAACCAGAAATGTATCCATAGGGAAAACACTTTTCACATCCCTCATACTTTACTCTTTTCTACTTCTATTAGCATTGTTTATGATGAGGACAATGGTTCCTGTATTTGGAATGGGTGGTTAG